A window of the Nycticebus coucang isolate mNycCou1 chromosome 3, mNycCou1.pri, whole genome shotgun sequence genome harbors these coding sequences:
- the LIPN gene encoding lipase member N — MMWLFFTTTCLICGSLNAAGFFQLENKVNPEVWMNISEIITYNGYPSEEYEVTTQDGYILLVNRIPYGQRQARNTVPRPVVYLQHALFADNAYWLQNFANGSLGFLLADAGYDVWMGNSRGNTWSRRHKTLSETEEEFWAFSFDEMAKYDLPGIVDFIVNKTGQEKLYFIGHSLGTTIGFVAFSTIPELAQRIKMNFALGPSISFKYTTGIFTNFFLLPNSMIKASFGTKGFFLEDKKKIPSTKICNNKILWRICSEFLSLWAGYNKKNMNMSRMDVYVSHAPSGSSMQNILHIKQLYRSDEFRAYDWGSEAKNMHHYNQSRPPLYDLSAMKVPTAIWAGGQDVLITPQDVARILPQIKNLRYFKLLPDWNHFDFVWGLDAPRRMYSEIIALMREYL; from the exons ATGATGTGGCTGTTCTTTACAACAACCTGTTTGATTTGTGGGTCTTTAAATGCTGCTGGATTCTTTCAATTGGAAAATAAAGTAAATCCTGAAGTGTGGATGAATATT AGTGAAATCATCACCTACAATGGGTACCCCAGTGAAGAGTATGAAGTCACTACTCAAGATGGATACATACTACTCGTCAACAGAATCCCCTACGGGCAAAGACAGGCCAGAAACACAG TTCCCCGGCCAGTTGTGTACTTGCAGCACGCCCTGTTTGCAGACAACGCCTACTGGCTTCAGAATTTTGCCAATGGAAGCCTCGGATTCCTTCTAGCAGACGCAGGTTATGATGTATGGATGGGAAACAGTCGAGGGAACACTTGGTCAAGAAGACACAAAACACTCTCAGAGACTGAAGAGGAATTCTGGGCCTTTAG ttttgatgAAATGGCCAAATATGATCTCCCAGGAATAGTAGACTTCATTGTAAATAAAACTGGTCAGGAGAAGTTGTATTTTATCGGACATTCACTTGGAACTACAATAG GGTTTGTAGCCTTTTCCACCATCCCTGAACTGGCACAAAGAATCAAAATGAATTTTGCCTTGGGTCCTTCAATCTCATTCAAATATACCACAGGCATTTTTACCAACTTTTTCCTACTTCCGAATTCCATGATCAAG gCTTCTTTTGGTACCAAAGGTTTCTttttagaagacaaaaaaaagataCCTTCCACCAAaatctgcaacaataaaatactCTGGCGGATATGTAGTGAATTTTTGTCCTTATGGGCTGGATACAACAAGAAGAATATGAATATG AGTCGAATGGACGTGTACGTGTCACACGCTCCCAGTGGATCATCCATGCAGAACATCCTGCACATAAAACAG CTTTACAGGTCTGATGAATTCAGAGCTTATGACTGGGGAAGTGAAGCCAAGAACATGCATCACTACAATCAG AGTCGCCCCCCACTGTATGACTTGTCAGCTATGAAAGTGCCTACTGCTATTTGGGCTGGTGGACAAGACGTCCTTATAACACCTCAAGATGTGGCCAGGATACTCCCCCAAATCAAGAATCTTCGTTACTTTAAATTACTGCCGGATTGGAACCACTTTGATTTTGTCTGGGGCCTTGATGCTCCTCGAAGGATGTACAGCGAAATTATAGCTTTAATGAGGGAATATCTTTAA